In Mucilaginibacter auburnensis, the genomic stretch ACAACAATGATCATTTTACCGGCTTTAATAGCCTCAATTGCTTCTGGAATGGTGTTAAGCATCGTTTATATAAAAACCTTGTATAGTTACAAAGCTTATAACAAAGTTAATGTATAATAAAAATATTCAGGTCTGCGGTGTGTAATATGTTAAAGCTACTACCTTATGGTGCAATGATAAACCGGGCTATTCAAACCCAGGCTGAAACTGTTTTGCGGAGCAACTGACAACACATATCTGTACTTCCCCGGCTTTTTAGGCGCGGTGAAGGTAAATTCAAACGGCGAAGCGTTATTTGTATCTGCCGGCAACAGACATTTGTAGCAAAATGCCTCATTGGTTTCATTGTTGATAAATGTAAGCATGATAAAAGCTTTGCTGGTTTTTAACTCTTTATGTTGAAAAGGAGTTAATTGTTTGCCATCGAACGCTAACTTAAAAACAGCTTTCTGGGCAGCTTTGAGCGGTTGCTCGGTTACAACATTTACATTAGCACCAGTAAATGATGCAAAGTTATCCATGGTTGTGATGTAATACGTTTTTCCACGGGATATTTCAATCCTACGGCTCGACTTATTAATTCCTCCTTCTGATATATAGGCTACTTTTTTGCCCTGAAATTGCTTTTCAAGCCAAGGCATAAAGTTGTATTGCGTTTTTTTATACCATACGCTATTTACGGCAAATGCAGGCTTTTGTTGATAAAAGCTATAATAAGCCGGCTCAATATAGGTGTCTGCAAAAACCAGCGGTAAACCCATGGCTTCTTTTTGCAAAGTTGAGGCCATTACTTCAGGGTTTTTGTCGTTAAAATTAGGTATGGAAAAAAAGTTTGCAACCAGGTTTACCCTCAAAATTATAACCAATACCAAATTAAAAACAAGCAAGCCATAAACAACCTTTTTGTGTTTTTTAAGATCTTTAATGTATAAGTAGGAGATGGAAATCATTCCGGGCCATGCAATTGCTGTCCAGTGTACATTTACCATATCCTTAAAGGAAGAGATGAGGAAAAAAACAAACACGCCCACTACACTATACTTTAAGCTTTTTTGAAATTGATTTTTAGGCTTATATAATATTGTGAACAGAAGTAAAACAACGGGACCCGTAACTGCGGCCTGTTCTCCAACATAGCTTAACACATGCTGTATACTAAAAGCTGTTGCCCTGCCCGAAAACTGAAACTTTAGGGTGGGGTAGTCGTTAATTATTTGCCAGTTGATGTGTGGCAGATATAACAGTAGGGCGGTAATAAAAACAATATAAAAACTGCGTTTCAAAAAAAGTTGGAAGTTGGAAAGCAGTGTGAAAAATACGATCAGTATACCGTGGTATTTTGAATAAAGTAGTAATGCCGTTACTAAGCCCAAAACTACCGCGTTAACCACGTTATCTTCTTTAAGATAATTACGGTAGGTATAAAAAAACAGCGCTGCAAAAAACAGCATAGGTGTATCCGGTATAGCTAAAAACGAATAAAGATTTAAAAATATTGACGATGTAAGGAGCAGAATTGACAGCTTAAAGTTGACTGCCTCATTGGATTCTTCTTCAATAATTTTGTAGATAAGGTAAAATGTAAGACTTCCTAACATTGTGGTTATAAGTCTCACACCTATTTCGCCAGCAAATAGGGAACTGCCTAATTTTATCAGGAAAGCAATTGCCGGAGGGTGGTCAAAATAGCCCCAGGCTAAATGTT encodes the following:
- a CDS encoding ArnT family glycosyltransferase, yielding MSVLPGSNIFSKSTDKGVQLFVVILIVNLIQSFSSLLLNDEPYYWMYSQHLAWGYFDHPPAIAFLIKLGSSLFAGEIGVRLITTMLGSLTFYLIYKIIEEESNEAVNFKLSILLLTSSIFLNLYSFLAIPDTPMLFFAALFFYTYRNYLKEDNVVNAVVLGLVTALLLYSKYHGILIVFFTLLSNFQLFLKRSFYIVFITALLLYLPHINWQIINDYPTLKFQFSGRATAFSIQHVLSYVGEQAAVTGPVVLLLFTILYKPKNQFQKSLKYSVVGVFVFFLISSFKDMVNVHWTAIAWPGMISISYLYIKDLKKHKKVVYGLLVFNLVLVIILRVNLVANFFSIPNFNDKNPEVMASTLQKEAMGLPLVFADTYIEPAYYSFYQQKPAFAVNSVWYKKTQYNFMPWLEKQFQGKKVAYISEGGINKSSRRIEISRGKTYYITTMDNFASFTGANVNVVTEQPLKAAQKAVFKLAFDGKQLTPFQHKELKTSKAFIMLTFINNETNEAFCYKCLLPADTNNASPFEFTFTAPKKPGKYRYVLSVAPQNSFSLGLNSPVYHCTIR